A genome region from Triticum aestivum cultivar Chinese Spring chromosome 2B, IWGSC CS RefSeq v2.1, whole genome shotgun sequence includes the following:
- the LOC123043040 gene encoding putative disease resistance protein RGA4 — translation MADAALRAAQWVVGKAVAPVVDGVLETWAATRNFQPNIEALSMELLLVKATLEQAALKELGGPAMEVLLQKLRDSAHNAEDLLDELDYFRIHDVLHGTHDAADVHGKGGVQDLALTVRHTAKALGKNLPSLPAYGRKRSRGDSSSTPNANQVDEEVSRHMPKLGKIFPGSSSPHPHVRADEDCGNAQETPMPEFNKAEFSQRMKGIVEKLQTVRKDVNNILQVCGPRIVLDTAHHRPTTTPQSAEPKLYGRDHVMNSIIHDITKGQYCDKGLTVLPVVGQGGMGKTTLIQHIYNNQQAQNHFPVRIWICVSFSFNLGKTLEEIIRYTPAVEGENGCSTTQELIEQRLKHKRFLLILDDIWQFTDVDDWKKLLLILGKSQEKGSMILVTTRQKEIADQVKKTVEPIELNGLEPREFKKLFLLYVFDAEQYPEKKLHLLDTGDKIMEKLKGSPLAAKTVGRLLRTNTCLAHWRMVLNSKQWAKQTNGIMPALELSYDFLPFHLQRWFSYSALFPEDYHFRRHELISLWTGLDILTPSNQNPTFEGTGLSILNDLVIHGFFREYKTGGDIWYVMHDLLHELALKVASHDCLSFRLPDVGSVEIKPSTRHLSISIENLGEYNGKNLKRELEKLKTRLKVEHLQTLMLFGATDEGLAKLFGDFLGEANALRVLYLPHLKYPVEAMVHNFSGLIHLRFLCLGSLESVVPIILPLNISKFYHLRVLDLKSWSGSSRGGASPVGRPGPSSYTVADMWTVNRYSIRRNWASRRRPGPWGSGGLYPPLSSGGFPEGMSNLAKLCHYYTPRDDELHSNICNVGKLELLEKLKVFRINKKSEGFEPYQLEHLTKLWELGIYNLEKIHTEDEAAQVKLNEKKCLRRLTLDWDHSEQYSVEPGVEAVVLECLRPHENLEVLCIRGHRGPTCPTWLGDELVVETLQSLCLDDVSWKVFPSLRNMGDLCELEIQDCPGFSSVISMSWIENLRRVTVKHVKLLENFEYSKSSDGVELNIEGKHGLHGLDQALFFDKETSLEKLTLKRCPPLELKHLLMLTSLKTLMVWNSVSLVGPLGGQGNVEWQLPVEHIKISNLNGNSGKELTELLSHLPKLSNLDIQHCKNIKQLVVGVDVKQTTPATPKLVFPAHLFDSLRELEFYGCLEVILVDPRTLLPEGVWLQALRSLQRLTIQECPKFLSAFSFSGHLFPSSLEFLKLTGVKGMGTLEPLSNLSSLTRLELYWCGEDLKCQGLQSLLTTSGQLSKLRVIGSPGSFANWDPNPRRELEDVEGGQEQPVSSRLQELYTYVDEGLLSAPVCSLLSSSLTMLELQGGGCEGMERFSKEQEDALQLLSSLQQLHFSCFQKLQQLPAGLHNLTSLKELMIYDCPAISSLPKDGLPKSLQKLWVSNCGNQELIQQCRGLKDIMHDILINTIATCMT, via the exons ATGGCCGACGCGGCCCTCAGGGCAGCACAATGGGTGGTGGGCAAGGCGGTAGCCCCTGTTGTCGATGGCGTGCTGGAGACTTGGGCGGCCACCAGGAACTTTCAGCCCAACATCGAGGCCCTGAGCATGGAACTGTTGCTCGTGAAGGCCACCCTTGAACAAGCTGCCCTCAAGGAGCTCGGCGGGCCGGCCATGGAGGTGCTGCTGCAGAAGCTGCGGGACTCGGCACACAATGCTGAGGACTTGCTGGATGAGTTGGACTACTTCCGCATCCATGATGTGCTTCACGGCACTCATGATGCTGCCGACGTGCACGGCAAAGGCGGCGTCCAGGATCTCGCCCTAACTGTTCGCCACACAGCCAAAGCTCTTGGCAAAAACCTGCCATCTTTGCCCGCGTACGGTCGGAAGAGGTCACGAGGTGATTCCTCCTCAACACCAAATGCCAATCAGGTTGATGAGGAAGTCAGCAGACACATGCCCAAGCTCGGTAAAATCTTCCCTGGCTCATCTTCCCCACATCCACATGTTCGTGCTGATGAAGATTGTGGCAATGCGCAAGAAACACCAATGCCTGAGTTTAATAAGGCTGAGTTCTCTCAAAGGATGAAGGGCATTGTAGAGAAACTGCAGACTGTCCGTAAGGATGTTAACAACATTCTGCAAGTTTGTGGCCCTAGAATTGTCCTAGACACTGCCCACCATCGTCCCACCACCACACCTCAGAGTGCTGAGCCAAAATTGTACGGAAGGGACCATGTCATGAATAGCATCATACATGATATCACCAAGGGTCAATACTGTGACAAGGGTCTAACCGTGCTTCCAGTTGTTGGCCAAGGTGGAATGGGGAAGACAACTCTGATACAACACATATATAACAACCAACAAGCGCAGAATCATTTTCCGGTCAGGATTTGGATATGTGTGTCATTCAGTTTCAACCTGGGTAAAACACTAGAAGAGATTATAAGATATACACCTGCAGTTGAAGGTGAAAATGGGTGTAGTACAACACAAGAGCTGATTGAACAAAGATTGAAACACAAAAGGTTCTTACTTATATTGGATGATATATGGCAGTTTACTGATGTGGATGACTGGAAAAAACTATTATTGATACTTGGCAAGTCACAAGAAAAGGGTTCCATGATTCTAGTCACAACTCGGCAAAAGGAAATAGCAGACCAGGTTAAGAAAACTGTTGAGCCAATAGAACTGAATGGTTTAGAACCTAGAGAGTTTAAGAAGTTATTCCTTTTATATGTCTTTGATGCTGAGCAATACCCAGAGAAAAAACTTCATTTGCTTGACACTGGAGATAAGATAATGGAAAAACTAAAGGGCTCCCCTCTTGCAGCAAAGACCGTTGGTAGATTACTAAGGACAAACACTTGTTTGGCTCATTGGAGAATGGTCCTAAATAGTAAACAATGGGCGAAACAGACCAATGGAATTATGCCTGCCTTGGAGCTTAGCTATGACTTTCTTCCTTTCCATTTGCAAAGGTGGTTTTCCTATTCTGCATTATTTCCTGAAGACTACCATTTCAGAAGGCATGAGCTCATCAGCCTATGGACCGGACTAGATATTTTGACACCTTCTAATCAAAACCCAACTTTTGAAGGCACAGGTCTGAGCATTTTAAATGACTTAGTCATCCATGGATTTTTCAGAGAATATAAAACTGGTGGTGATATATGGTATGTTATGCATGACCTACTGCATGAGTTGGCATTGAAGGTTGCATCACATGATTGTCTTAGTTTTCGCCTCCCTGATGTTGGATCGGTAGAAATTAAGCCATCCACCCGGCACTTGTCTATAAGCATagagaacttgggtgaatataatgGTAAAAACTTAAAGAGGGAATTGGAAAAACTGAAGACAAGATTGAAGGTTGAACATTTGCAAACACTGATGTTATTTGGAGCAACGGATGAAGGTCTTGCTAAGCTATTTGGTGATTTTCTCGGGGAAGCAAATGCTCTCCGTGTTCTTTATTTGCCCCACCTGAAGTATCCGGTCGAGGCCATGGTACATAACTTTTCAGGACTTATCCACCTACGATTCCTATGTCTAGGGTCATTGGAGAGTGTGGTGCCCATTATTTTACCACTTAACATCTCTAAATTTTATCATCTAAGGGTTCTAGATCTTAAGTCATGGTCTGGCAGTAGCAGGGGCGGAGCCAGCCCAGTGGGCCGCCCCGGGCCCTCTTCATATACTGTAGCGGATATGTGGACAGTAAATCGCTACAGTATAAGAAGAAATTGGGCCTCACGCCGCAGGCCTGGGCCCTGGGGGTCTGGGGGCCTGTATCCGCCACTGAGCAGTGGTGGTTTTCCTGAAGGCATGAGTAACCTTGCAAAATTGTGCCATTATTATACCCCAAGAGATGATGAGCTTCATTCTAATATTTGTAATGTGGGAAAACTTGAACTCTTGGAAAAGTTAAAGGTATTTCGAATCAATAAAAAAAGTGAAGGATTTGAACCATATCAACTAGAGCATTTGACCAAGCTGTGGGAGCTTGGCATCTACAACCTTGAGAAAATACATACGGAAGATGAGGCAGCTCAAGTCAAACTGAATGAGAAAAAGTGCTTGAGAAGGTTAACATTGGACTGGGATCATAGTGAGCAATATAGTGTTGAGCCTGGTGTGGAAGCAGTGGTTCTAGAGTGCCTTCGACCACATGAAAATCTTGAAGTGTTATGCATTAGAGGGCACAGAGGCCCCACTTGTCCAACATGGCTGGGTGATGAGCTTGTTGTTGAGACTCTGCAATCTCTTTGTCTTGATGATGTTTCTTGGAAGGTTTTCCCTTCTTTACGGAACATGGGGGATCTTTGTGAACTTGAGATACAAGATTGTCCAGGATTCTCATCAGTGATTTCCATGTCCTGGATTGAAAATCTGCGTCGTGTCACGGTAAAACATGTAAAGTTACTAGAAAATTTTGAGTACTCAAAATCATCAGATGGAGTAGAATTGAATATTGAGGGAAAGCATGGTCTGCATGGCTTAGATCAAGCGTTATTTTTTGATAAAGAAACGAGTCTTGAGAAGCTGACACTCAAGAGGTGCCCGCCTCTGGAGTTGAAGCACCTTCTGATGCTAACCTCGttgaagacattgatggtatggaatTCAGTAAGTCTGGTTGGACCACTAGGAGGTCAGGGTAATGTGGAATGGCAGCTCCCTGTTGAGCACATCAAGATCAGCAACTTGAATGGTAATAGTGGGAAGGAATTGACAGAGCTCTTATCCCACCTCCCAAAGCTCTCCAATTTGGATATACAACATTGTAAAAACATAAAACAGCTAGTAGTGGGGGTGGATGTGAAACAAACAACACCAGCAACACCAAAGCTGGTCTTCCCAGCTCATCTCTTTGACTCATTACGGGAATTGGAGTTCTATGGCTGCCTAGAGGTGATCCTGGTGGACCCGCGAACTCTTCTTCCTGAAGGAGTATGGCTCCAAGCCTTGCGGTCCCTCCAGAGATTAACAATACaggagtgcccaaagtttctatccGCCTTCTCATTTTCCGGTCACCTTTTTCCTTCCTCCCTGGAGTTCCTGAAGCTTACGGGTGTTAAAGGCATGGGGACACTAGAGCCCCTCTCAAACCTCTCCTCCCTTACCAGATTAGAATTGTATTGGTGCGGAGAGGATCTAAAATGTCAGGGCTTGCAGTCTCTCCTTACCACCAGTGGTCAGCTCAGCAAATTAAGAGTCATAGGTAGCCCTGGTTCCTTTGCTAATTGGGATCCCAATCCCAGACGGGAGTTGGAGGATGTTGAAGGAGGACAAGAGCAACCTGTTTCATCGAGACTGCAGGAGCTCTACACGTATGTTGACGAGGGACTCCTTTCTGCACCTGTCTGCAGCTTGCTCTCTTCCTCCCTCACCATGCTGGAACTTCAAGGGGGTGGGTGTGAAGGGATGGAGCGCTTCAGCAAGGAGCAGGAGGACGCCCTTCAGCTCCTCTCCTCCCTCCAGCAACTTCACTTTTCGTGTTTCCAGAAGCTTCAGCAACTTCCTGCAGGCCTGCACAACCTTACCAGCCTCAAGGAATTAATGATCTACGACTGTCCAGCTATCTCGTCATTGCCCAAGGATGGCCTCCCCAAATCACTGCAAAAGTTATGGGTCAGCAACTGCGGCAACCAGGAGCTAATACAGCAGTGCAGGGGTTTGAAG GACATCATGCATGACATTCTTATAAACACAATTGCCACATGCATGACATGA